ACATCTCGCGGATACCACCGAGGGTCTTCTCCAGCTTGGCCTTCTCGCGCGAGAGCACGAGAAGTTCCTTCTTGGTCAGACCGGAAGCGGCGACGTCCTCGAAGTCGATCTGCTCGAGCTCCTTGAGGCGCTGCAGACGCTTGTAGACGGTCGAGAAGTTGGTGAGCATGCCGCCCAGCCAGCGCTGGTTGACGTAAGGCATGCCGACGCGGGTGGCCTGCTCGGCGATGGCCTCCTGCGCCTGCTTCTTCGTGCCGACGAACATGACCGTGCCGCCGTGGGCGACGGTCTCCTTGACGAACTCGTAGGCGCGGTCGATGTACGACAGCGACTGGAGCAGGTCGATGATGTAGATGCCGTTGCGCTCCGTGAAGATGAAGCGCTTCATCTTCGGGTTCCAACGACGGGTCTGGTGACCGAAGTGGACGCCGCTTTCCAGCAGCTCCCGCATCGTGACGACGGCCATGGCCGCACTCCTTGAATGTTCTCGGTTGTGCCGCGGATGCCGGACGGCTTCCGCGCCTGACGCCCACATGCGCCGTGCCACGAAGGACCGAGAGGCGCTGATACGGACCGTTTCCGGTGGTCGTATCGGGGCGTGCGAAGTCGACCCGGTGACCCGGATCGCCAGAAGAAGTGTACGGGACCCGCGGGGCCCCGGGTGACGCCGCTGTCCACAACCGGGGAGTTGTCCACAGATCCCGGCGATGATCGGCGGGGATGCGGGACGGTTTCGGCATGCGAGAGATGCGATACGCGAGGACGGCGAGGACATGCGGGCGGCTGGTGTTGCTGCTGATCCTGACGGCAACCGTCCTGCTGGCACCGGCCCCACGACTGACCCCGACCGCCACGAGCGCGCCCGCCGCACCGACCCCGGACCCGTTGGTGCCCACGGTCGGCCGAGCGTGGCCCGTGGGGTTACGCCCCCCGGTCCTCCGCGGCTGGGAACCCCCGGCGACACGGTACGGGCGCGGCCACCGGGGCGTGGACCTGGCGGCCCCGGCCGGGGCGCCGGTACGGGCTGTGGCAGCCGGGCGGGTGTCCTTCGCGGGCCGGGTGGCGGGGAAGGGAGTCGTGTCGGTGGAACTGGCGGGGACGGGGGATCCACCGTTGCGGGTGACGTATGAGCCGGTACGGGCGGCGGTGCGGAAGGGCGCCGAGGTGGAGGCGGGGGAGGTGGTGGGGACGGTGGAGGCTCATGGGTCGCACTGCACGGCTGCGTGCGTGCACTGGGGCCTGCGGAGAGATGACACCTATCTGGACCCCCTGTCGCTACTCCCGCCCTGGCTGCTGCACAAGGGCCCGTCGCGGTTGCTGCCGGTGCTGGGGGTGCCGTTGCCGTCTTAGCCGAGGTGGCTGTCTACAGGCGGCGCTCACAGACCGCGGCCACCGGAACGCTCCGCATCACTGACCCAGCTACGGGCAGTCGTGCCACAGGAACAGCGCCGAACAGCGCCCACCCAGGCAGACAGCTCCGCACCGCTCACACGACACAGCTGCGGGCAGTCGTGCCGCTGGGGCGGTACGGGTGGGCGCACACCCCGTCAGCGCCGGGCTGCGCGACGCCCCGCCCGCAGTCTCAACGCCGGGTGCCCGTCAAGTCCGGACCCTGCGGCCCACCCGCCGCCCAGCCCTCGCCGACGTCAGCCCCGAACCCCCCGCAACGCCATGGCCACAGCCGCATCCGTGATCGCCGCAGGCTCCTCCGCCGCCCCCAGCTCGATCCGCCGCACCGCCGCATCCACGACGCCCTGCAGCAGCATCGCCGCCAGCCGAGGCTCCCCGTGTCCCATCTCCCGCAGCGCCTCGACGATCATCGCGACCAGCCCGCCGTGCGCCGCCCGGATGTTCTCCCGAGCCCCCGCGTCCAGCTCACTCGCGGAGATCGCCACCACGGCCCGATGCCGCCGGTCCCCGACCAGCGCGAGCTGCCGGCGCACATACGCCTCGACCTTGCCCTCGGCCGTCGACTCCCGCTCCATGGCCGCCGAGACCTCCGCGGCCCACACAGGGAAGTCGACCTCGCACAGCTCCTCGACCACGGCTGCCCGCGACCGGAAGTACTCGTACACGGACGACCGCGCGAGCCCCGTCCGCTCGGCGAGAGCCGGGAAGGTCAGCGCCTCCGTCCCGCCCTCGGACAACAGGGAACGAGCCGCGTCCAGCAGGGCGGCTCGCTGCATCGACCGGTGC
Above is a window of Streptomyces sp. DT2A-34 DNA encoding:
- a CDS encoding M23 family metallopeptidase; translated protein: MREMRYARTARTCGRLVLLLILTATVLLAPAPRLTPTATSAPAAPTPDPLVPTVGRAWPVGLRPPVLRGWEPPATRYGRGHRGVDLAAPAGAPVRAVAAGRVSFAGRVAGKGVVSVELAGTGDPPLRVTYEPVRAAVRKGAEVEAGEVVGTVEAHGSHCTAACVHWGLRRDDTYLDPLSLLPPWLLHKGPSRLLPVLGVPLPS
- a CDS encoding TetR/AcrR family transcriptional regulator, which codes for MAEHRSMQRAALLDAARSLLSEGGTEALTFPALAERTGLARSSVYEYFRSRAAVVEELCEVDFPVWAAEVSAAMERESTAEGKVEAYVRRQLALVGDRRHRAVVAISASELDAGARENIRAAHGGLVAMIVEALREMGHGEPRLAAMLLQGVVDAAVRRIELGAAEEPAAITDAAVAMALRGVRG